A genomic window from Haliaeetus albicilla chromosome 10, bHalAlb1.1, whole genome shotgun sequence includes:
- the MLEC gene encoding malectin produces the protein MVGAGARGAPLLLPPLLLLLPPLLLPPPPLLLLLLPRGAAGGLADSVVWAVNAGGDAHVDVNGIHFRKDPLEGRVGRASDYGMKLPILRSNAEDQILYQTERYNEETFGYEVPIKEEGDYVLVLKFAEVYFAQSQQKVFDVRLNGHVVVKDLDIFDRVGHSTAHDEIIPMSIKKGKLSVQGEVSTFTGKLHIEFVKGYYDNPKICALYILQGTVEDVPKLQPHPGLEKKEEDDDEDEYDDGSSVKKQANKNRVQSGPRTPNPYASDNSSLMFPILVAFGVFIPTLFCLCRL, from the exons ATGGTGGGCGCCGGGGCGCGCGGGgcgccgctgctgctgccgcccttgctgctgctgctgccgccgctgctgctgccgccgccgccgctgctgctgctgctgctgccgcggggcgcggcgggcggccTCGCCGACAGCGTCGTCTGGGCCGTCAATGCGGGCGGCGATGCCCATGTGGACGTGAACGGCATCCACTTCCGCAAGGACCCGCTCGAGGGCCGCGTGGGCCGAG CTTCTGACTATGGTATGAAGCTGCCAATCTTGCGGTCCAACGCAGAAGATCAGATTCTGTACCAGACTGAGCGTTACAACGAGGAAACCTTTGGCTATGAAGTTCCCATCAAAGAGGAGGGTGACTATGTGCTGGTGTTGAAGTTTGCGGAGGTCTATTTTGCACAATCTCAACAGAAG GTATTTGATGTTCGCTTGAATGGCCACGTGGTGGTGAAGGACTTGGACATTTTTGACAGAGTTGGACACAGCACAGCTCACGATGAGATCATTCCCATGAGTATCAAAAAGGGGAAACTGAGTGTCCAGGGAGAGGTTTCCACGTTCACGGGGAAGCTCCACATTGAGTTTGTAAAG GGCTACTATGACAATCCGAAAATCTGTGCCCTATACATCCTGCAAGGAACAGTGGAAG ATGTTCCAAAGCTGCAGCCACACCCAGGTctggagaaaaaagaggaagatgatgatgaagatgaaTATGATGATGGCTCCAGTGTTAAAAAACAGGCAAATAAGAACCGGGTTCAGTCAGGCCCACGCACACCAAACCCATATGCCTCGGACAACAGCAGCCTCATGTTTCCTATATTGGTGGCCTTCGGTGTCTTCATTCCTACCCTCTTCTGCCTCTGCCGATTGTGA
- the CABP1 gene encoding calcium-binding protein 1 isoform X3: protein MGNCVKSPLRNLSKKIRHEEKTCYKAVQTSEEGPSACEYQGPLMVLAQNCAVMHNLLGPACIFLRKGFAENRQPDRELRPEEIEELREAFKEFDKDKDGFINCRDLGNCMRTMGYMPTEMELIELSQQINMNLGGHVDFEDFVELMGPKLLAETADMIGVKELRDAFREFDTNGDGEISTSELREAMKKLLGQQVGHRDIEEIIRDVDLNGDGRVDFEEFVRMMSR from the exons ATGGGCAACTGTGTGAAGTCTCCACTGAGAAACCTCTCAAAAAAG ATCCGCCATGAGGAGAAGACGTGCTATAAGGCTGTCCAGACGAGTGAAGAGGGGCCGTCGGCTTGCGAGTACCAGGGTCCGCTCATGGTGCTGGCCCAGAACTGCGCCGTCATGCACAACCTGCTGGGGCCAGCATGCATCTTCCTGAGGAAGGGCTTCGCAGAAAACAGGCAGCCT GATAGAGAACTGCGTCCGGAAGAAATTGAAG AATTAAGAGAAGCCTTTAAAGAGTTTGATAAAGACAAGGATGGGTTTATTAACTGCAGGGACCTGGGGAACTGCATGCGAACCATGGGCTACATGCCTACTGAGATGGAGCTAATAGAGCTCTCCCAGCAGATCAACATGAACC TGGGTGGCCATGTGGATTTTGAAGATTTTGTTGAGCTGATGGGACCAAAGCTGCTAGCAGAAACGGCAGACATGATTGGTGTAAAAGAGCTCCGTGATGCCTTCAGAGAG TTTGACACCAATGGTGATGGGGAGATCAGCACCAGTGAGCTGCGAGAAGCCATGAAGAAGCTTCTAGGGCAGCAAGTGGGCCATCGGGATATTGAAGAGATCATCCGGGACGTGGATCTGAATGGAGATGGGCGTGTTGATTTTGAAG AGTTTGTTCGCATGATGTCCCGTTGA
- the CABP1 gene encoding calcium-binding protein 1 isoform X4, translating to MLISSSWCSVGIFLYSFVSSPFFQEIQIGCLKLQCFLNMDRELRPEEIEELREAFKEFDKDKDGFINCRDLGNCMRTMGYMPTEMELIELSQQINMNLGGHVDFEDFVELMGPKLLAETADMIGVKELRDAFREFDTNGDGEISTSELREAMKKLLGQQVGHRDIEEIIRDVDLNGDGRVDFEEFVRMMSR from the exons ATGctcatctcttcttcctggtGCAGTGTTGGAATTTTCCTATACTCTTTTGTATCCTCCCCCTTCTTCCAAGAAATTCAAATTGGATGTTTGAAGTTGCAGTGTTTCCTGAACATG GATAGAGAACTGCGTCCGGAAGAAATTGAAG AATTAAGAGAAGCCTTTAAAGAGTTTGATAAAGACAAGGATGGGTTTATTAACTGCAGGGACCTGGGGAACTGCATGCGAACCATGGGCTACATGCCTACTGAGATGGAGCTAATAGAGCTCTCCCAGCAGATCAACATGAACC TGGGTGGCCATGTGGATTTTGAAGATTTTGTTGAGCTGATGGGACCAAAGCTGCTAGCAGAAACGGCAGACATGATTGGTGTAAAAGAGCTCCGTGATGCCTTCAGAGAG TTTGACACCAATGGTGATGGGGAGATCAGCACCAGTGAGCTGCGAGAAGCCATGAAGAAGCTTCTAGGGCAGCAAGTGGGCCATCGGGATATTGAAGAGATCATCCGGGACGTGGATCTGAATGGAGATGGGCGTGTTGATTTTGAAG AGTTTGTTCGCATGATGTCCCGTTGA